GGATAGAACTCAATCGTGTATAAAAACTTCTCTTTATCTTTGTTCTTCAGCACGTCCCGCAGCTGGAAATAATTCAGTTCTTCACTGAAAACATTGACCTCACGACCGAGTCTTGTCGGAGAATGGGCGTCTGAGTTGGAAACAAGGGTATATCTGTCCAAACTGGACAAACGCCAGTTCATCGGCGGGTCAGAAGAAAGGCCTGTCTCGACCGCAAAAAATTGATCACTCAAGTCCTCAAAACATTCCTCAACCGAATCAAATCCTGAATTAGAGCCGAATAGTGAAAACCACGGCGTCCAGATATGAGAAGGGATGAGAAAAATATCCGATGAAATGTCAAGCAGCGCCTTGAACATCTCATAGGTATCAAGAGATAATATCGGTCTGCCGTCGGCTTCGAGTTTTCCGTACTTCTGCAGATAACTGTTTATCTTCCCCACTGTCGCAAAGTCCGGTGCGAATATCAAATTATGGAGTCGACGGAGTTTTCCCTTTTTGGTGTAGATATTATTCACCTCCACGTTCAGTATAAACTTGATGTCTCCATACCGGTATATTCCGTCGCCGGCTTCTTCAAGATAATTCTTGAGCTCTTTCAACCATTCCGGATGGGTGAAATCTCCGGTGGCGACCATTCCAATACCCTTTAACTTCGCATATTCTGCAATCTTCGGAACAATCATCTCCTTTGATGTCGCCCGTGAATAGCGTGAATGGATATGGAGATCCGCTATTATCATTTTCTCGCCACCCCCATTATCCTCAAATCATTCTCCCACGCTGGCTTAAAGGTAAGGTGACGGTACAGAGAAGCCCTGAATCCTGCTTCTGAAAGAAGTCGTGAGATGAAAGAGAGCGGATAACCGCGCTCACGATGGTACTCTTTAACTGTCCGGATGTTTCCGTTCTCTTTGATTTTGAGGGTTATTCTTAAAGAAGAGATCGAAGTGGAACGGTCAAAACTATTCGACCACACAGAATTGATATTACGGTCCTGGCGATAATATGTATTGTCGCCCCATTCGTCACGCAAGCAGTGGATGGTATTCATATCAAAAATAAAAATACCGTTTTCATCCAAAATTTCATAAATATTCCGGAAAGTTCTGGCAAGGTCCTTTTCAGACAACAGATAATTGAGACTGTCGTACAGACACGTCACAATCGGAATCTTTATATTAACCGGAAGTTCAATCATATCACCGTTTATTATATAAACATCTTTAAAATTTTCAAAACGTTTTTTGCACTCCCTGAGCATTGTCAGTGACTTATCCAACCCGATCACCCTGAACCCCTTTTTAACCCACAGTTCAAGACAGACACCCGTCCCGCAGGCGAGGTCAAACAACCTCTTTTCTTTTATCCTGTTGAGCTCGAGAATCTTCTCGATATAGAGTATCCAGGAAGAATAGTTCACAAAAGACATCAGGGTGTCGTAATAAGGGCCGATCGCGGTGAATGCCTCGCTATACTCCTCTAATTTCATAATTCGGAGCTTCTTTCGTGATTGTAATGTCATGGGGATGTCCCATTCTGAGACCCGCCGGACTTATCTTTATGAACTGTGCTTTCTTCTGCAGGGTCTTGATGTCTTTCGCTCCGCAGTATCCCATACCGGCTTTCAAACCGCCGACGAGCTGAAAGATAACATCCTTGACCAGACCGCGGTAAGGAACCCGACCTTCCACACCTTCAGGAACAAACTTCTTGGCGGATTCCTGGAAATAGCGGTCTGCAGAACCTCTGGGCATCGCACCCAAAGAACCCATTGCCCGATACTCCTTATACCTTCTTCCTTCAAGTAGAATGGTTTCACCCGGACTCTCTTCAGTGCCGGCGAAAAGATTTCCAATCATGACACTTGATGCACCACACGCCAGCGCCTTGACGACGTCTCCTGAATATCTGATTCCACCGTCGGCGATGATCGGAATGTTCTCTTTTCGGGTGACCGCGACGCACTCACAGATCGCCGTGACCTGAGGAACTCCTATCCCCGCGACAACCCGTGTCGTACATATTGAACCGGGTCCGATACCGACCTTCACGCCGTCGATATCCAGTTTCATCAATTCCTTCGCCGCTTCCATTGTGCCGATGTTTCCCACGATGAGCTCGACTTTTGGAAAAAGCTTCTTAATCCGTGCCGCCATTGTTATGACGCTCTTGGAATGGGCGTGAGCGGTGTCGATGACAAGCGCGTCGACCTCTGCCTCGACCAGGGCGTTAGCCCGCTCTATGGTCGTTTTGTCAATTCCGATGGCTGCGGCACAGCGCAATCTGCCCATCTTATCAACAGTGGCATACGGATGTTCCATCTTCTTGATGATGTCACGCACTGTAATCAAGCCTTTCAATCTTCCAGATTTATCGACTATAGGCAACTTTTCAATACGGTTCTTCTTCAATATCCTCTGTGCCCTTTCAAGACTCGTTCCCTCAGGTGCGGTTATCAACTTTTCGTGTGTCATTATGTCACAGACTTTTTTATTCAGATTTTTTTCAAATATGATATCGCGGTTGGTCAAAATGCCGACAAGCCGTTTGTTTTTATTTACGACGACGACGCCTGATATGCCGTATTTATCCATCAACTCCCGGGCGACCCGTATCGGAGACTCTTCGTAAACAGTTATGGGATTGCGTATCATACCGCTCTCGGCGCGTTTGACCTTTCGCACCTGAAGCTGCTGCTCGTCGATCGGCATATTCTTGTGAATGACACCGATTCCACCTTCCTGGGCGATTGCTATCGCCATCGCCGATTCCGTCACCGTATCCATCGCCGCACTGACCAGGGGAATATTCAACTTGATGTGGCGTGAAAAATAGGTGGAAACCACACAATCACGGGGCAGAGTTTCTGAATACTGTGGAATTAATAAAATGTCGTCAAAGGTGAGACCTTCTTTGTACTTGATTTTTTTAATGGTATCCATTTTAAATTATACTGATTTTTTGTCGTTCGTCAAGAGGATTGCCTTTAACTCTTTAACTATTCAGTCTTTATCAACTTCTCCGTGATGCTGGATTCAGCGGTTTTTAATCGACAAAAATAGATACCTGGAGGCAGCTCTTCACCATGCTCATCCGCACCATCCCAGCAGACCGAATAATCTGACGGTGCACACACCTCATCTTTCAAAACCTTCACCCGTTTTCCGGAAATGTCGTAGATACTGAATTTCACCCGACCTGTGCGGGGTATGCTGTACCTAATGACCGTTTTTACTGAAAAAGGATTCGGAGAACTCTTGATTAAAGTCTGGACGTAGGGCGGCGCTGCGGAATTCTCTTCATCGATTCCCAGAACGACCGCAATGTTCTGACAGAACTCCGAGGTATTGAAATTCAGATCGGTCGTCGTTGCGGTTACGTCGTCTCCTACATTCAATCCCGTCACGGTTATACTCCAGTTACCGACCGCATCCGCGGTCGTCGAACCGAGATAGATCTGCCCTTCACCATAGCCCGAAGGATCTGCAAGGGCTTTAAAGACCTCGATCGTCGCCTGGGTCGGATCGGTGTCGATATCGATCGTTCCGTCTATTACTGTCTGGGAAGGAGTGGTAAAGTAGCGGGCGTTGTTAATCACTGGAAAATTAACCTCTTCATTGGAACCCGTATCTGGATCACCGTTATCATTCACGGTCACTCCGTCGTCATTCAAATCAATACCCAGACCGCCGTTGTTGTAGATACTATTCATGGTTATCTGATTATGGTCGCAGTTTGCATTGGTGTTCTGATGCTCCCACACTGAAACACCGTTCTGGCCGTTACAGGCGATCGTGTTACTGTCGATCACGTTGCCGCTGGCATACCCGCCCTGATAGATGTTGCCGTACTGTCCGATACTCACACCGTCCATGGTATTGGGAAGTGCGGTTAGATTGATATCCAAACCGATTGTATTGTGGGTGATTATATTCGCATATGAATTCCATCCTAAGGGAGGATAGCCGATCACACAGACACCTTCAAAATCGTTTCCTGAAATGAGATTGCCGTCGATTATATTATCATGAGCACCTTCACCTATATAGACACCGTCGTGCACATTACCACAATCCTGGGTTCCGGTATAATCGGTCCCGATATAGTTGTTAAAGACCTGATTGTTATAGACATCACCGGGCGGACAGCTTGATATCCCGACGCCCTCGGCGTAATTCCCGGAAACGAGATTCATATCTATAATGTTGTCGAAAGCGAAACCGACGGTGTCGGCTGCGACCTCGATGTAGATGCCGCCCCAATAACGGCTTTGATTCCATCCGTTTCTTCGAATAACAGTACCCGACGGATCCATGCCGACGAAGTTCAGGGTGATGACATTCCCATATGCCCCGCTGGGCGTCCCCTGAATTCTGACACCGTGCTGCTCAAAACTGTCAATGACCAATCCCTGGATTGTGTTGTTCGAAGAAAAAATCCAGAAACCGTGGGCAGGACCCGCGTGGGCGCCGTTGATCTCCACCATAAGGGTGCAGCTCGACGGCGGATTAGAACCCGCGGATGCACCGGGTTGTGATAATCCATCGATGAAAACGCCCGCTGTGTCGGTGAGCACGGGAAGCTGAGATAAAGGATAGATCGTTTGAACACCGGCGCCCGGAAGATTGAAATTGATGATATCTGCGCCGGGATTGGTGTTCGCCTGAATCATCGCCCATCTGAGACTGCCGTTGCCCGTATCATTTGTATTTGTTACGGTGTATGTTGCAGCGGCGGCAGAACCATGAATTACCGACCAGAGAAAAAAACCTCCGATGAAAGAGATTATTGTCTTCAACAAGGTTCTCTTTACAAAACCGACTTTATCCTGGTCGGGTTGTAATAACATTGAAGTGATTTTCATACCTTCCTCCTTTCATTATCCGAACCAATCACCAGTGGGTTTTTGGTTACAAAATCATTA
The candidate division WOR-3 bacterium DNA segment above includes these coding regions:
- a CDS encoding T9SS type A sorting domain-containing protein, which encodes MKITSMLLQPDQDKVGFVKRTLLKTIISFIGGFFLWSVIHGSAAAATYTVTNTNDTGNGSLRWAMIQANTNPGADIINFNLPGAGVQTIYPLSQLPVLTDTAGVFIDGLSQPGASAGSNPPSSCTLMVEINGAHAGPAHGFWIFSSNNTIQGLVIDSFEQHGVRIQGTPSGAYGNVITLNFVGMDPSGTVIRRNGWNQSRYWGGIYIEVAADTVGFAFDNIIDMNLVSGNYAEGVGISSCPPGDVYNNQVFNNYIGTDYTGTQDCGNVHDGVYIGEGAHDNIIDGNLISGNDFEGVCVIGYPPLGWNSYANIITHNTIGLDINLTALPNTMDGVSIGQYGNIYQGGYASGNVIDSNTIACNGQNGVSVWEHQNTNANCDHNQITMNSIYNNGGLGIDLNDDGVTVNDNGDPDTGSNEEVNFPVINNARYFTTPSQTVIDGTIDIDTDPTQATIEVFKALADPSGYGEGQIYLGSTTADAVGNWSITVTGLNVGDDVTATTTDLNFNTSEFCQNIAVVLGIDEENSAAPPYVQTLIKSSPNPFSVKTVIRYSIPRTGRVKFSIYDISGKRVKVLKDEVCAPSDYSVCWDGADEHGEELPPGIYFCRLKTAESSITEKLIKTE
- a CDS encoding class I SAM-dependent methyltransferase, with the protein product MTLQSRKKLRIMKLEEYSEAFTAIGPYYDTLMSFVNYSSWILYIEKILELNRIKEKRLFDLACGTGVCLELWVKKGFRVIGLDKSLTMLRECKKRFENFKDVYIINGDMIELPVNIKIPIVTCLYDSLNYLLSEKDLARTFRNIYEILDENGIFIFDMNTIHCLRDEWGDNTYYRQDRNINSVWSNSFDRSTSISSLRITLKIKENGNIRTVKEYHRERGYPLSFISRLLSEAGFRASLYRHLTFKPAWENDLRIMGVARK
- a CDS encoding DNA helicase UvrD; this translates as MIIADLHIHSRYSRATSKEMIVPKIAEYAKLKGIGMVATGDFTHPEWLKELKNYLEEAGDGIYRYGDIKFILNVEVNNIYTKKGKLRRLHNLIFAPDFATVGKINSYLQKYGKLEADGRPILSLDTYEMFKALLDISSDIFLIPSHIWTPWFSLFGSNSGFDSVEECFEDLSDQFFAVETGLSSDPPMNWRLSSLDRYTLVSNSDAHSPTRLGREVNVFSEELNYFQLRDVLKNKDKEKFLYTIEFYP
- the guaB gene encoding IMP dehydrogenase — encoded protein: MDTIKKIKYKEGLTFDDILLIPQYSETLPRDCVVSTYFSRHIKLNIPLVSAAMDTVTESAMAIAIAQEGGIGVIHKNMPIDEQQLQVRKVKRAESGMIRNPITVYEESPIRVARELMDKYGISGVVVVNKNKRLVGILTNRDIIFEKNLNKKVCDIMTHEKLITAPEGTSLERAQRILKKNRIEKLPIVDKSGRLKGLITVRDIIKKMEHPYATVDKMGRLRCAAAIGIDKTTIERANALVEAEVDALVIDTAHAHSKSVITMAARIKKLFPKVELIVGNIGTMEAAKELMKLDIDGVKVGIGPGSICTTRVVAGIGVPQVTAICECVAVTRKENIPIIADGGIRYSGDVVKALACGASSVMIGNLFAGTEESPGETILLEGRRYKEYRAMGSLGAMPRGSADRYFQESAKKFVPEGVEGRVPYRGLVKDVIFQLVGGLKAGMGYCGAKDIKTLQKKAQFIKISPAGLRMGHPHDITITKEAPNYEIRGV